Genomic window (Chondrocystis sp. NIES-4102):
AGATGCTCGTGTCACTTTTCGATTTCATAATTTAAATTAGTAACGCCCGATATTTTGCCTTCCTCAGCAGCAAATATAAATAAAAAACTTTTGTTTACCGAGATTAGGTCAATTTCAAGATATATTGTGAGGTCATACCCTCTTGAATGGTATATTACTCACTCTGGCTGTTTTCTCAATTTAAAAGCCGAAACAACTTCAAGATAAAAATTGATTTCTCGTTTTGCTATACATTTCTTAATCAATATTTGTAAACTGATTGAAGAAACCAACTTTTGTACAACATTTAACTTATGAAGCGAGTATCAAATACAGAAAATTATTTACTAATTGGTCATATTTTAGCGATGGCTTTTGGTCTTGCTGGAATTATCCTAGTCTTGCCTAATCCTGATTTTCAGTCATTACTCGCTCAGTTTTCCTGGGGACCTACGATTTTTGGGTGGTCGATGGCTGGCGGTGGGGTAGTATATATGCTATTAGCCACTGCTGCTGTAGCTTTATATGCTTATCGAACTTTAGGTATATGGCACTGGTTGAGCTTTATGATACCAGCAATTGTTTTATCTTTAGGGAGTGAATTATTAGGTACGAGTACAGGTTTTCCTTTTGGTCACTATCGTTATTTAAGTGGTTTAGGTTATAAAATTGCAGGCTTAGTACCATTTACTATTCCCCTATCTTGGTTTTATGTAGGTTTTAGTGCTTATATCATTGCTTTAGTTGGCTTAAAAAAATTAAAAATTAGCAATTGGTTATCTCAACTAGGGGCAATTATCTGTGGATCTCTATGTTTAACTTCTTGGGATTTTGTTCTTGATCCTGCCATGAGTCAAGCACCTGTGCCTTTTTGGATATGGGATCAACCTGGCGCATTTTATGGAATGCCTTATCAAAATTTTGCAGGTTGGCTAGGTACAGGAATTATTTTTATGACGGTTGCAACTTTTTTGTGGAAAATAAAACCTTTTATCTTACCCAGCTATGATTTAAAATTGCCTTTGGCTATATATTTAGCTAATTTTGCTTTCGCAACTGTTTTAAGCTTGGCAGCAGGCTTTTATGTGCCTGTCTTACTGGGAATTGCTTTAGGAGTTTTACCGATAATAATTCTTTACTCGATGGCAACTAATCAGGAAGATGCTACTGAAGGGAAGGCATTTGTACCCAATAATTAATTATTAATCTGTGAATTTAGAGCTTTTATACCCAATCGCTTTTGGGGTTTTGATATCCCAAATTGTGGCAACCGCAATTTTATTATCTCGTTTACTTAAAGGGGCAATCAGGCGTGAGCCATTATCACCCCAGTCAGCTACCCCCGATTTAATTGGTAAAGTGAGTGTAGTTGTACCTACCCTCAACGAAGCAGAACGTATTACCCCTTGCCTACAAGGTTTGAGTAGACAAAGTTATGAATTACGGGAAGTTTTGGTTGTAGATAGCAATTCTCAAGATGGTACACCCAATTTAATTAAAGCTGCTAGTGCCAGTGATCCTCGATTTCGTCTCATGAATGACCCGCCTTTGCCTTCTGGTTGGGTAGGTCGTCCTTGGGCGTTACATAATGGATATTTAAATATTTCTCAGTATAGCGAGTGGTTTTTGGGTATAGATGCGGACACAGAACCCCAACCTGGTCTAATTGCAAGTTTGGTGATGGTAGCAGAGGCAGAATCTTATGATTTAATATCTTTAGCTCCACAATTTATTTTGCAATATCCAGGAGAATGGTGTTTACAACCTGCGTTACTGATTACTTTGCTGTATCGTTTTGATTCTGCTGGCGTTGATGCAGTTGCTGCTAGCCGAGTTATGGCAAATGGACAGTGCTTTTTATGTCGTCGTGAAGTTTTATCAAAGTTGGATGGCTATAGTAGTGCAGCAAAGTCTTTTTGTGATGATGTTACTTTGGCAAGAAATATTGCTGCTGCTGGATATAAGGTTGGCTTCTTTGATGGATCTAAGGTAATTAAAGTACGAATGTATCAAGGAGCAAAGGAAACTTGGCAAGAGTGGGGGCGATCGCTTGATCTTAAGGATGCTGCAACAACCGCTCAGATCTGGGGTGATGTTTTATTCCTTTTCTGTGTACAAGCTTTGCCTTTACCAATGGTGTTATTTAATGGGTATTTGCTAAGTTTAGGCATTAATTACCCAATTATAATGACATTATTTAGTTTAAATGCTTTCTTGTGCCTGTTACGCTTTGGAATGTCCCATGCGATCGCACCTTCTTATTCTGGTTCTTCATTATATTTTTGGTTATCTCCCTTGGCGGATCAATTGGCAGTGTTACGTATCTTCTTATCATCCCTAAGAAAGCCGACTAACTGGCGAGGTAGAAGCTATAATGACCCAGAATTTAATTAAGTTGTGGAAGTTTGAAAGGTTTTGGCGACAGGTAAAGATTTTCCTTGAGATATATATAGTTTAGTTAAAGTGGCTAAAACTTCCTGAGCTTTTGCCAGTGCTTGTTCATAAGAACGACCTTGGGTATTATAATTACCCCATTCGGGAAGACTAGCCACAAAACAGCTATGCTTTTCTGACCACTGAATAACTATTGAGTAATGCTCATTCATTATTAATTTATTTTTGGCGAAATATCTGCTTAATCGTCTAATTATCTCTGTTATAACCTGGGTATAGGTAGTTGAAAACTCGTAAAATAACCTATTATTTAATTTTATTTCCCAATAATACTTATTGCCGATTTATCCCCATTTAAATATAGCCGAACCCCAAGTTAAACCTGCTCCAAAACCCGAAGCTGCAATTGTATCTCCTACCTTTACCTTACCTTCTCTAACCGCAGCGTCTAAGGCGAGGGGAATAGAAGCAGCAGAAGTATTACCATATTCAGCAATGTTACTTAATATCTTATCTGTAGGTATCTTAAGACGTTTTGCCACTGCATCCATAATTCTTTGATTTGCCTGATGCAATAATAACCAATCAATATCATCAGCAGTTAGATTAGCACGAAACATAGCTTTGCCGATCGCTTCTGGAACTTTATCTACTGCAAAGCGGTATACTTCCCGTCCATTCATGGTTACTGGTTGATATGTACCATATTGCACATTAATATCTTCAACTAATGGTTTAGTAAGAGATTGATAACTTAAATTTAGGCAATCATTCTGACTCCCCTTACTATACATTTCAAAACTCAATAAGCGATCGCCTTCTGTAATTGCTTGACAAACAACCGCCCCCGCTCCATCTCCAAACAAGACACAGGTGGATCTATCTGACCAATCTACCCAACGAGACAAAACATCTGCACCAATAATCAAGACATTTTGATGTACACCAGTACGGATAAACTGAGCAGCAGTAATTAGAGCAAAAATAAACCCAGAGCAAGCTGCTGTTAAATCAAAAGCTACAGCCTTATCCGCTCCAATTAATCCTTGAATTTTACAAGCACTACCAAAGAGATCATCAGCAGTAGAAGTTGCCAGGATAATTAAATCTATCTCCAATGCCGAAATTCCAGCCATGGCGATCGCTCGTTTAGCTGCTTGTGCCGATAATTCACTTAAGGATTCACTGGGGGAGGCGACATGACGGTTCTTCATACCTGTTCGGGTATTAATCCATTCATCAGAAGTATCTACTATCTGCGCAAGACGCTCATTAGTTAAAATTGCTTCTGGGGCAGCCGAACCACAGCCTGTAATTGCAACACCTACACCCATATTATTCAAGATCTCTCTCCCTTGCTGATTTAAACTATCCTTCCACCACTGAAATTAACTAGCAGAAGCTGTTTCTTCTTGTTTAGCATCTTCAAACCGTTGCTCATTATAAGCTTGGATTTTGTCTAACACTTGATTATCGATCGCTTCCTTGGCTGCTCTAATAGCATTAAACATTGATCCACGTCTTGAACTACCGTGACTAATGATACATATTCCTGCCACCCCAAACAATAATGCACCGCCATGTTCTGCGCGATCAATACGACGTTTAATATCACCCAAATTAGGTTTTAGAAGGGCTGTTCCCAATTTACCACGCCAGCCTTTGGGCAACTCTTCTTTCATAATTTGCAGCATAACTTCCCCAATTGCTTCGGCAAATTTTAAGACTATATTACCTACAAAACCATCGCAGACAATAATATCAAATTCCCCAGACAGCACATCTCGACCTTCTGCATTACCAATAAAAGGTACTTGAGGGTTAGCGGTTAATAATTGATGAGTTTGCAAAGCTAATTCATTTCCTTTAGAAGATTCCTCACCAATATTTAGTAAACCGACTTTGGGAGTTTCATTACCCAGAACATATTTACTATAAATTGTTCCCATCAGGGCAAATTGTTCTAAATACTTAGGCTTACTATCGACATTCGCCCCCACATCTAAAACAATGACTGATTTATTAGGAATAATAGTTGGCAAAACTGCACCAATAGCAGGGCGTTCGATACCTTTTAAACGACCTAATTTCAAGAGAGCAGATGCCATAGCTGCCCCTGAATGACCTGCGGAAACAACCGCATCAGCATTTTTTTGTTTAACTAAATCCATCGCCACATTAATTGAAGCTTTGGGCTTACGACGAATGCCTGTTAGGGGTTCTTCTTTCATCGTAATGACATCTTCAGCATGAACAATTTCGATGTGTGCCGTACCGTTGCTATCGTACTTTTTAACTAGAGGAGCGATTTGTTGTTGATCTCCTACTAATAAAATATCTAAATTCAATTCCGTCGACGCTTGAATTGCCCCGGCGACAATTTCCTTTGGGGCAAAGTCTCCCCCCATAGCGTCCACTGCAATTCTTGCGCGAGTTAATCCCATGTAGCCAATTTTATAAAAGCCTTACAAATTTTAACAGTCTGTGGTTACAGATCTCTAGTATCTGCGAGAAATAGCTAAAGAACTTAACCAAATATGAGAAATAGGTAGATTGTCCTGCAATCTATTTATCTCCAGTTTATCTTTATACACTCAAAACAAAAGAGTTATAAATGATGTTGACATAGCAGTTTTTATAAGTCTTGAGGGATGTAGCAATTTTCAATTTAATTAAATAGTTAATTGAAGCATCGATGACTTTAATGATTGCTATAAATGCCATTTTAACCGTCAACTGCAATATGTTTTCATATTTATAGGAGAAATAATTAAGTGATGCTAGATATAATTGCTACGAGTCTTTTTGCTTGGTTAAATATATTTAGAGCATCAAATCCTAATTTACAGCCTCTAGAACCTTTATTGTGGGAGAATGCAGCTATTTTTAGCTTACCGATGCAGATAGAGAGCGATCGCAGGGGCGAAGATCTGGTGAAAACTTATCTAAAAACTTGGAGTTCACAAGGAATTAATTCTAATTTACAAGGAATATGGATGCAATCTGACTGGCTAACCCCAGTTAATAATCAAGGTAGAATAGCTTTACCAGCAGCCTCATTAACCAAAATAGCGACGACTCTAGCTGCGATCAAGAAATGGGGGGCGAAACATCAATTTATTACAGAGATATACATTACAGGCACAATTAAAGATGGCATAGTTGAGGGGGATTTAATAATTTTAGGTAGTGGAGATCCTTTTTTTGTTTGGGAGGAAGCGATCGCTTTAGGTAATAGTCTAGAGAGTCTTGGAATTAAAAAGATACAGGGAAATCTGCTAATTAATAGACAGTTTTATATGAATTATCAGGAGCAAGCAGTTGTAGGGAAATTATTTAAAGAAGCGATAAATCGGCAATTATGGCAATCAGAAGTAACACAACAATATCTCCAAATGCCTACAGGTACAGCTAAACCAGAAATAGCGATCGCTCTTGAAACTAAAATCATCGACCAAATACCCGCCACTGCTAAACTTGTGATCCGTCATCAATCCCTACCCTTGGCGGAAATCCTTAGACAGATGAATATTTATAGTAATAATAAGATGGCACAAATGCTAGCTGATCTACTCGGTGGTGCAGAGGAGGTGGCTAAAACTAGTGCGTTGTCCGCCAACTTTCCAATTAGAGAAATTCAATTGGTTAATGGATCTGGGTTGGGGGAAGATAATCGTATTTCGCCTTATGCTGTCTGTCAGATGCTAATGGCAATTGAGAAATCACTTGAGCAAGATTCCTTAAATTTGAGTGATTTATTTCCTACTGCGGGTAAAGATGTAGTTGGAACATTAAAAGATCGAGCCTTACCTGTGGGTACAACTATTAAAACAGGCACACTGGACAATGTGAGTGCTTTAGCTGGTGTAATGCGCGATCGCAGGGGCGGGCAAGTTTATTTCACTATTATTAATTATGGTCGTCAAGTGGACTATTTTCGACAGCAGCAAGATAAATTATTAAATGAATTAGTTGCCAAGTTAGAACTAATACCCCAGAATGTTAATTTAACTCAAAAAGATCACTTCTATTTAGGTGATCCGCAACGCAATTTATATTAGACAGCATTGCATAAATCATTGTGTAATATTTTTTCAACAAGTATAAGGGAGAAATATTCTTATATCTCAGCAACTAGGGGTATCAGTTTAATCCCAAGAGTGTTCTTTTAGTACTTCTAGAGGAAAGTAATCAAGCATTGATTCATGGGTAGCTTCAAGATTAATTGGTGGTGCTAAACCTGCCTCTAGGGCTTCTCGCCAACGCTCGGCACACAAACACCAACAGTCTCCTGGTTTTAGCC
Coding sequences:
- a CDS encoding fatty acid/phospholipid synthesis protein PlsX produces the protein MGLTRARIAVDAMGGDFAPKEIVAGAIQASTELNLDILLVGDQQQIAPLVKKYDSNGTAHIEIVHAEDVITMKEEPLTGIRRKPKASINVAMDLVKQKNADAVVSAGHSGAAMASALLKLGRLKGIERPAIGAVLPTIIPNKSVIVLDVGANVDSKPKYLEQFALMGTIYSKYVLGNETPKVGLLNIGEESSKGNELALQTHQLLTANPQVPFIGNAEGRDVLSGEFDIIVCDGFVGNIVLKFAEAIGEVMLQIMKEELPKGWRGKLGTALLKPNLGDIKRRIDRAEHGGALLFGVAGICIISHGSSRRGSMFNAIRAAKEAIDNQVLDKIQAYNEQRFEDAKQEETASAS
- a CDS encoding peptidase S13, D-Ala-D-Ala carboxypeptidase C — encoded protein: MLDIIATSLFAWLNIFRASNPNLQPLEPLLWENAAIFSLPMQIESDRRGEDLVKTYLKTWSSQGINSNLQGIWMQSDWLTPVNNQGRIALPAASLTKIATTLAAIKKWGAKHQFITEIYITGTIKDGIVEGDLIILGSGDPFFVWEEAIALGNSLESLGIKKIQGNLLINRQFYMNYQEQAVVGKLFKEAINRQLWQSEVTQQYLQMPTGTAKPEIAIALETKIIDQIPATAKLVIRHQSLPLAEILRQMNIYSNNKMAQMLADLLGGAEEVAKTSALSANFPIREIQLVNGSGLGEDNRISPYAVCQMLMAIEKSLEQDSLNLSDLFPTAGKDVVGTLKDRALPVGTTIKTGTLDNVSALAGVMRDRRGGQVYFTIINYGRQVDYFRQQQDKLLNELVAKLELIPQNVNLTQKDHFYLGDPQRNLY
- a CDS encoding 3-oxoacyl-[acyl-carrier-protein] synthase III, coding for MGVGVAITGCGSAAPEAILTNERLAQIVDTSDEWINTRTGMKNRHVASPSESLSELSAQAAKRAIAMAGISALEIDLIILATSTADDLFGSACKIQGLIGADKAVAFDLTAACSGFIFALITAAQFIRTGVHQNVLIIGADVLSRWVDWSDRSTCVLFGDGAGAVVCQAITEGDRLLSFEMYSKGSQNDCLNLSYQSLTKPLVEDINVQYGTYQPVTMNGREVYRFAVDKVPEAIGKAMFRANLTADDIDWLLLHQANQRIMDAVAKRLKIPTDKILSNIAEYGNTSAASIPLALDAAVREGKVKVGDTIAASGFGAGLTWGSAIFKWG
- a CDS encoding family 57 glycoside hydrolase, with the protein product MKRVSNTENYLLIGHILAMAFGLAGIILVLPNPDFQSLLAQFSWGPTIFGWSMAGGGVVYMLLATAAVALYAYRTLGIWHWLSFMIPAIVLSLGSELLGTSTGFPFGHYRYLSGLGYKIAGLVPFTIPLSWFYVGFSAYIIALVGLKKLKISNWLSQLGAIICGSLCLTSWDFVLDPAMSQAPVPFWIWDQPGAFYGMPYQNFAGWLGTGIIFMTVATFLWKIKPFILPSYDLKLPLAIYLANFAFATVLSLAAGFYVPVLLGIALGVLPIIILYSMATNQEDATEGKAFVPNN
- a CDS encoding glycosyl transferase family protein, whose protein sequence is MNLELLYPIAFGVLISQIVATAILLSRLLKGAIRREPLSPQSATPDLIGKVSVVVPTLNEAERITPCLQGLSRQSYELREVLVVDSNSQDGTPNLIKAASASDPRFRLMNDPPLPSGWVGRPWALHNGYLNISQYSEWFLGIDADTEPQPGLIASLVMVAEAESYDLISLAPQFILQYPGEWCLQPALLITLLYRFDSAGVDAVAASRVMANGQCFLCRREVLSKLDGYSSAAKSFCDDVTLARNIAAAGYKVGFFDGSKVIKVRMYQGAKETWQEWGRSLDLKDAATTAQIWGDVLFLFCVQALPLPMVLFNGYLLSLGINYPIIMTLFSLNAFLCLLRFGMSHAIAPSYSGSSLYFWLSPLADQLAVLRIFLSSLRKPTNWRGRSYNDPEFN